The Paroedura picta isolate Pp20150507F chromosome 2, Ppicta_v3.0, whole genome shotgun sequence sequence AAATATGAAATTTTGTTATTAATACTTAGGGGGACGCACAGGCGTATCCAGGTCTGTTTTTAATGTGTCTCCCTGTGCTTTATGATGACTAGGAACCCAAATCTGAAAGGCAATCTGTTTCCATGTGAACCTGCTTGTTCTTTGCCATCATCATTGGAGGCCCTTTTTCGGGTGTTCTGCTTTCTGAAGTTTGCCTACTGGAGAAGCCTTTTCTATGTTGGCATCCCAAATGAGAAATACCCTTCCCAGAGGCATTCATATGGCACCAAGTCTAGTACGTTTAGGCACAGTGTGACCGCTATCTGATCAGTCATACTTTTgttggtgttttttgtttgttctttgtgGTGTCTGTTCTATTTCATACTCTTATGGATTTACAACTATAGTACAGTGATGTATTTTAATTTGTGAGCCACCTTTGGAACTCAACAAGTTGAAAAGGTGGAATAAAGATGTTTGAAtgtattataattataaataaataaataaatcttgtatACGTCATGTTAAAGCTAGAGCTCTACCACCTGGAAAACCAAATTCTGCATGCTCACCATGATGCAAATTACAAATTATGCAAATACTATTCATCACTAAATCAAATGTGCATCTAATCCACAAAACCCTGTTCAACGTCATCAGTAATAATAAGCTTATTTTAGATACTGCTACCTATTCTAGACTAGGTACTCTAAACTGTAacagaggggagagaaaaaggaagactgGATCTTATGAAATATTAAACAACAGGGCAAGGCAGATAGGACAGTATGTCAGGTTTATACAGTGATCTGTGACATATCCTTGAAACTCACTATTGATGTCCCACCCTGACCTCCTCTGATAACACATCTTAGCAGACCCtgtctttgttttttaaagcttatCTCCTCAGTGGAGATTAAACACACgatcctttaaaaaatgaaaatcaatgtTTGAAGAATGTGATGCATGCCTTTTGTAGTGAACTAGCTATCAATTTGTGATGAGATTATTCCACATAGCCAGTTAAGTTCCCTAGTTATGGAGACAGTGTCCCAAGTCTGTGGAtcggtcggtaccgggccgcggctccttctcgtcctcgtccccagctgctgcctcgggggctgccctgccactctaccaccggctcacctttggtgctctggcagccgccatggccggggctcccctttggcgtggcactgcgcagcttctgctggcagcaccccccccccagcgggcggcgggaagtcaagggcactggcaggaaagcaagtggagtagcaaggtggcagcagcaatgtcccttggcaaaagactacccccccaggcctcagtaaaattgtcaagcgttgactggtccccagtgataaaaagattggggatcaATGTTCTAGAGGAATGTTGATCTACAGTAATTTGTGTACCTAGGATTTCCCATCTGTATTCTCCCCACGCATCAGAACTTCTTAACTCTTATATGACCCTTGAACTAGTCAACTAGGGGGACTGCCTGGCCTATTTAAGAAGAAATAATAATATGCTTACTTGAGGTGCAGGTGATATGCTAGTCAGATGCTGTCATTTCCACAGTACACCCTGCCCAGCAGCCTGAGTTTTTTTCAGATTTATGTGTCTCTTTCCACGGATGAAAGACTGATTTGGAAACTGAAGCACAACCAAAACCCCTAACGGCAAATACCTACATACTAGAAAGAACAATTAAACAcattttcctcttcttctgcctgcTAGCAACTTGTAGATTTCCTTTGCATCTTAAGTTAGTAAGCaaggcaagaaaaaaaattacacaattcCTGACAGTCCGAACTATTTGCTCCCCCGCCTTAAATCAGGAATGAATATGTACTAAAGTGCTTAATGTGAACCACATCAGTACACTGCTGAAAGAAAAAGATTGTAGCTCTAGATGGAGAACACAATCTGCAATCTAAAAAGGAAAGAGACCGTTAACAATCTATACAAAATAAACAATCAAGAAAAAAGTTCTCTATTCTTTTCTCAACCTTGCGTTTAAgaacaaaaaaccccaaagtgCAGTCAGAAACTAAATGCAGTAGGTGAGAGCTGGGTTGAGACAGGCCATCAGTGATAATGTGCAAATGTGTGTCTTAGCAGTTCATCTGCAGATGGTCGCAACTTGGCCTCAGTAAAAATACGCTTTAGGAAATCTCGACCATGGTCTGAGACGTGAGGTGGCAGCTGAGGATTGGTTGGCTGGGTGGCAATTTTAAAGATGGCAGCCATGGCTTCAAACTCTGCCCAAGGTGGTTTTTCAGTGAGCATTTCCACCACTGTACAGCCTACGCTCCTGCAAGAGGCAAGAATGAAATTAAGTTATTGCAGACAAATAACCTTCTACAAGGAGGAAGACTACAAGgatactaggtaaaggtaaaagtatccccctgtgcaagcactgagtcatgtctgacccttggggtgacaccctctagtattttcttggcagactcaatacagggtggtttgccagtgccttccccagtcattactgtttcacgacccagcaagctgggtactcattttaccaacctcggaaggatggaaggctgagtcaaccttgagccggatgctgggatcgaactcccagcctcatggacagagcttcagacagcatgtcggctgccttaccaccctgtgccacaagaggctcacgaTACTAAAATACTGCAATTCAATATACAGCATTTTTTGTGCACATATCAGAAACTGTATATTTGGCCTTCCTTCACATGAAATCACACAGCTACAACACATTTCTTAGGCCAGAAGAAACGTTTTGAAATAAACCATTACTTGTTAGTAGACACCATAAAAACATCAGACTCTTTATGAATCATATGACAAAGAACAGCAATGTCACCACTTTTGCCCATGGTTTTAAATAGTGAGGGCTCtggtgcttctttaaaaaaaattggcaaaGCATGCACTAGACCTCCAAAGTTCTTCTTCTCACTAACTGAGCAGATATGACTAGTAATATCATCCTGCATACCAATATCACGCCTGGGTTGGACAGGCCTGGTTCTCAAAACCTAGCCCGAGGCCACCATGCTCACCACTACTCAGCTGGAGCTTCAACTGGAGAGGCAATgaggactccccccaccccccgctatAAGAATAAGATGCTGGGGTTAAAATACCCTCCCGAAGTGACAGCATGCCCCTCCTACTCTCACTTCAGGGCTTTTCCTTATATCTGGCCTAGCCCATACTGCCATGACAAATTCAGATCTCTGGCAGGCATTGTCAGGGGTAACTGAGGGTTGACTGGCACTTctctgaattattttatttattgatttgatttgatttttataccaccctcccagctgaCCAACTGTCAATGTTTTCCTGCCAGTGCTGCTACCCAGCTCACTGTCTGAGGCTTACATACAGCTTATCTCCCTGTAAGCCTCTtagttgaaatattttttagggTTGGGAGGAGCTCTAGGGTGTCATACCAACGTCTGTTTCCTTCTATTCATTATGTTTTTATTGAACTACATGATAGGAAAGTCAAGTGCATACTCAATTATACAAAAACCAGATGAAAGAACACTTACAAATGTCTTTTATAAGAGCAAGAAACATACCAGATATCTGCTTTCCTCCCATACCCTTCTCCACTGATCACTTCTGGACTCATCCAGTAAGGAGTTCCTGTGGCAGATTTAATTCCCGTGCCCGACAGACAAATCGTTTGCAGCCGCTTGCTGGCACCAAAGTCACCTAATTTAACGTTCCCTGCGGAGTCTCGTAGAATATTTgctcctgaagaatattttaaaaaatcaatttgcaATATATTTGCCAGTAAAGAAGCCCCATCCCAGTAAATAAAAGGGCATGTTAATCTAATTCTGTGAACAGATTTTGAACTGGGTCGCACAATACGCTACAGACTACATGAgcagccatccagccaccttaggaagtggatcaagcccaaaggagCAAGATGATGAATGGAGACTGGGGTTTAATGCAGTTCCTATTACGCACCTAGTGTGGGTACCCTACAGTTATTGTCCAAGAAACTTATTGTCAAAAGTTCTTTGATTACAATTAACAGGTACTTTATAAATATGGCATGATATAGAGTGGTCAAGACCGTGACCTGAGATCCAGGACATCCCCAGTTCAAATTTCATTCCAGACATGCATTCACTATTCAAGCCACTATTTCTTCAGTCTCAGGTCATCATCTGCAACTAAGGCATGATAGTGACCTACATTACAGGATGTAATGATGGAGCTATGGTATGAGAAGCacttttattaattaaaacaggACTGTATGAACACTAAATACTGGGATGGAACCTATGACTGTCTTGTactatttaaataattaattaatttatcaaTTTCTAGCCCACCTGACTCCAAAAATGAAGGTGGATTTCAAAAAAAGGCCTACCCCTAATAtaaaacccctcccctaaaaccaACACCCCAATAAAACACCAACTTAGCaaaattcccttctcccctctacAGACAACCACCAGGGGATCTACTTGATGATCTAGCAtagcctgaggggggcccagtgatcttaagaacccagcctcaatcaaaaacctggtggaagagattaCCTCCATATTTGGAAGAGCCCTCACTCAAAAGTAAACAGTTGGATTCACCAGCACGCCCTTTACTGAGAGACTGCTGACAGTGCAATTCTTTCCCACCCAACGTTATTCAATGCACTCCTTTGTGATGAAATCTCTAACACCGGGAAAGGAAATTGAACAGTACAAAGGGGAAGAAATACTTCTAATCAGCCATGTCAACTTAAATGTAGTTTTGGTAGCTTGCTTCCACAGCACTGGGATAGTTCTTACAGACTTTTTGATAGAAGTGTGCAAAAAGCAAACAACTCCCCTGTCCCCCCCAAAAACACCcagtatttttttggggggggggggttgtgaaaaatattggtatttctggatattcccaaatcccaacacTGCTATAGTATTTGGATTCGGTAAATGTTCGGGAATACCgaattttttcagctccattataccctatggggaccattacaGTCAATAGTCTCCATAGGGCAGGGATATCTgaactgtgattctccagatacAATTggatacaattaccatgagaccctgccagcatggtgctgagAGGGGCATATGACAATTGTAGTCCACaatatctggaaagccacagtttggccattcctgctaTAGGGCATAATGGAGAATCAATTGGGGGTAGCAGGGCAGGGCTGTTTTCTGAGGTAAAGGCACCAAATCTGCAACATAGCTGTTGGTGCCTCTcctaagaaaaacaaaaaacaaaacaaaacaaaacccaaaacataccaaaaaagctccccaagtttgaaaaagattggaccaggggttcCAATTTGATGGGCTCCCAAAGAAAATACCTCCATCATCTATTGGTTGCAATGGAGAGGTAAAACCCAGTTAATGGGAATGCAGCACTCCTTTGTGATGAAATCTCTAACACTGGGAAAGGAGATTGGACAGTACAAAGTGGAAGAAATCAATGCCTTCAATTGATCTTTAATTGAGCCCTAtgcgaaaaagaaaaaaatgcctttTGCAAACCGTAACTAAATTCTGAAGACAATGAAATAGCTTgctgtccttttaaatgccttctacaAGGGGCAAGTTCAcatagaaggcatttaaagggactgttaAGTTCCTTAAAATGCTCTTTAAATCTGACTATCCACCCAAAAGAATTCTCGGGGGTGGTcatttcagatagctgaaatGCTGCCCCAATCTGTATCCAGCTGAAAGAAGCACTGAAAAATACAGAGAAGGTATTTTTTGGCTCATATACACTGACTGCACGCCCCTACTTTTTAACAGAGCAATATGAGCAGGACACTATTTTTGTTTCCTAGTTAGGCTAGTTCTTGTTTCCCAACTTGAAACACTTAAAGCAGAAATAGTCTTTCTGATACAACCTCCTAAAACAAATGATATGATACTAGCCTACTGGAGGCATCACTTGCAATTCAACAATTTGTTACTTATTTGCAGTTTGGTTGGTAAACCACCCAACCAGACCTAAGCATTACCTTTAATATCTCTATGTACAATCATGTTACTGTGCAAATAGTGAACTCCTTCCAAAATCTGCCGTGTATACTTTCGAGTCACATTTTCTGTGAGTGCGCCATATGCCTTCAATTGATCTTTAATTGAGCCCtatgtgaaaaagaaaaaagaaaaatagcacTGAACATTGCAGTAACCAGTATTAAGAACTGGAACGGATTCACTAGATTACCATTAAGAAAAATTATTGTCTTTAAACAATTTGACCACTGTACAGCTAACTCACATTAGCATCTATATTAAAGATTTGGAAAAAAGGCTTAAAAAAtccaaatggcatttttaaaagctacTGATGTAGTTTTCTTAAATAGATGTAACAACATGATTTACTGTAAAAATAAGCAATCCATAGATGTACAAAGGCCAATTTCTGCCTCAACAGAGCCTTGTAAACTGTAGAAGCCTACATACTACTGCTGGTGCCAGCTACTCAGAACAAGGACCCAAATGGGGTAATGCTTTAAGATATCAGCAAATGTAGGCTTTGTTTCCAGGAAACAACATCTGGCATGCGTACTACAGGCCTGGGTAGCCTGTTTCCATTTTCCTCTCACTGAACCATATTTGGAAAAGTTTTCATCTGGAAGGTCAAAGTATAAACTAAAAACTAAAAAAATACGTTAATTTGTCTAAAATTTACTCCTGGCATCCAAGTAATTATTCAAGACACTTAAAGCTGGGAAATCACAATTATGCCATTTCTGTCATCAGTGTGCACCTTCTCCTCCCTTGTGTATTGCCATCTAATTAGTAGCTCCCTGGTTTTAACATACCAGCTTGTCAATGCATCTGAATTAGCAAACTGTGGTTTGTCCctgtaattaaaataattattctcTGGTTTGTAGGCAGCacacagagaagggagagagaatggATCTCCCACTCACCCACAATCTTGATCACAAGGTGGAATACCTTGCTTGGATATCACATCCAAATCAAGTCAATGAGCTGAAGATGCTAAGTATGACTCTCATGAAAGCAATACTCAGGAATGATGGATGCAACTTGCTGCTTAGGCACCACATCagtcagtaaaccatatattttcagaaATTATGGGTCACTTGCTACCGGACTGGCCCTCGGCCAGTCATAGCCTGAAGCTGAGCCCCCTACTGGGAGGGAACCCTCAGCCAGGAGGGGATGATAAGAAGTCAGCTTTCCGCCCCCAGCTTCCTGCCACCCTCGGAACGTGCTGGGTGGAAATGAAGCTAGCCCTCCTGAGTAGCTCAggcatggagggagaggagaagcagaagcagcaacaACAGCAGAGTCAACCACAGTGAGTAGCCCTGgcatggagggagaggaggagaagcagaagaagtgGTGGTCCAAATGAGTAGCCGgaccctggagggagggagaagcaggagttgccccaatgagttgccctggGGATGGGTTGGGGTGAAGCACAGACTcccccagtgagttgccctggtcTAGAAGTGGGGTTCtagaaagtttgtggaaagttcttaaagagatgggaataccagagcatcttatttgtctcttgagaaacttatatgcaggtcaggaagcaactgtgagaactgaacatggaatcacttgattggttcaaaattgagaaaggagttcggcaaggctgtatactgttgccttgcctatttaacttgtatgcagagcacatcatgagaaaggcgggattagaggagtcacaaattgttatcaagattgcagggagaaatatcaacaacctcagatatgcagatgataccactctaatggcagaaagcaaagaggaactgaagagcctgttgatgcgggtgaaggaggagagtgcaaaagttggcttgaaactcaacatcaagaaaacaaagaccatggcatctggccctctcaattcctggcaaatagatggggaagaaatggagatagtgacagattttattttcctgggctccaagatcactgcagatggggactgcagcaaagaaattaaaagacgcttgctcctggggaagaaagctatggcaaatctagacagcatcctaaaaagcagagacattaccctgccaacaaaagtatgtcTAGTccaggctatggtattcccagttgcaatgtatggctgtgaaagttggaccataaggaaggccgagcatcaaagaattgaggcttttgaactctggtgctggagaagacgcttgcgagtcacttggactgcaaggcgaacaaaccggtcagtcctagaggagatcagccctgactgctccttagaaggcagatcctgaagatgaaactcaaatactttggccacctcatgagaaggaaggactccctggagaagagcctaatgctgggagcgatcgagggcaaaagaagaaggggacgacagagaatgaggtggctggatggagtcactgaagcagtaggggcaaacttaaatggactccggggaatggtagaggacaggaaggcctggaagatcattgtccatgtggtcgcaatgggtcggacacgacttcgcacctaacaacaacaacaacaacaagaagtggggtggggtgaagcACAGACTGCCCCattgagttgccctggtgtagatagggtggggggaagcccttcccaagcagccctcgaggctgacatccctggacctctgtggagcACAAGgcctcagtcccccctcccaagcagcccttttctccaggggaactgatctctgcagtctgatgaagagctgtccctTCTGGGGGATCCCTGGACCTCCGTGGGGCACAAGGccgcagtcccccctcccaaatagccaTTTTCCGCTGGGGAGCTGATcagctggggagctgatctctatagtctgcagatgaactcccaattccaggaaatctccaggccacacctggaggttggtgacccatgGGTTAGGAGTGTTCCTTGAAATTTGGAGGTGGGGTCTCAAGAGTCTGGTGGATGGGtcggagaaggagtaaaggctgcccagcgcagcctctgttctctcTCCCATAtgtttttctccagaactggtgcCTGAAGATCAATTGTTTTTCTGAAGatcaccaagcccccacctagaggttggcaaccccagctggctgcacatgaaggaggagtgggggatcaatctgggctcttgagattagagtcttctactgtttaatcacctccaacacactggatctcaagatccagcagggaacagggcagggggagggtcagcacccaggaaagcctcagggcaggcatgtgtgctagtacccgttgtattcctttgtacaatgggctttgcccctattgTGATAAATAAGTGTCAGTCACTGGTGCAACTGCAAGAAGTAATTTAAAGGAGTTTTATGCTGGCATGAAATGTGTTTGAAAGAGTTAGTATATTCAGGAAGGGAAGTTTAAAAAATGCATCCTGTATGCAAACTGATTTACTTGATATTGTAGAACTGCAGAAATTGACCTTTGACTTACCCCTGGCATATATTCCATGAATATAGAGAGAGTTCTTTCTGGGGGGTCCCTCAAGCAGCCATAATACTGAACAATCCTTTCATGCAGTAGATTTTTCAATAGCTGAATTTCACATTCAAGTGCATTTACCTCCTGAAAAGCAACAATACCGTAAAATATACTGGAATTTAGTAAACCAAGCTTTTTACAAGTTTCAGAAATTATCCAGCTCATAACATGCAAACATTGCAAACAGTAAAGTAtcagaaacaaaatgtttttaaaaataaaactaacaTAAAGACAAACAAACAGGAAGCTCTATGCtcttccacttccaactggctggtgacccttggccccaaagaagcatgtcggacctGAACCGCAGCCAgagttttctctgtcctggcccccacctggtggaatgagctccctgaagagatgataatgattcaatttattgcctgccactcttagcacaccagcttgtggtgggttacataaacaTTCAATACAATAAATATGATCCCCCAATACAATCATcattaaacccccataaaattacaaaaatacaaaaccgTATGGAGGAGGTAATAACAGACCATCTTAACACTCCCACTGACAGCCAGGGTGGCTAGGGGAGGAGTGTGACAACCAACCATGCAATAGATGGACCGGTGTTGGAGCATATCTTCTGGGgggagccccatctgatcttctaccaacactggcctcatccatagacctgggggaagagctccattttgcaagccctgtggaaaactgaaagctctcccagggcccgcagctcctccgggagctcattccaccaggcaggggccagaaccaaaaaagtccctggttgaggccaggtgtacttgggactgggaatgaccagcaagttggaacCCACAAAGTCCTGTGTGAGGCATAGGGAGACAAGCAATCCCTCAGCtacatgggtcccagaccgtgaagggccttaaaggtcaaaaccaaatccttgaacctgatctgggctgcaactggcagccaatacagctgcctcagcacaggctgtatTCAATTCTTCTTCCAGATTCACTGCACTGGTAAAAAGAGGATTCTAACATTGACATTAATCCATGTAGTTATTAATCCATATAGGTAATTTTTTCCTTAGCTACAACAAAGATACAAAGTGTGAATGGCATATGAGTAGTAGTAAAAAAAGTGTATTTCAAATCATAAAAACCGCAGCCTTTAGTGTACACACAGCAGAGCCAGTTTACAAGGACAACAAACTAGCCATTGGATTGGATTCTGAGATTCTATCCTGCTAACTAACAGTGGAAGGCTCTTCCATTAATGGAATGGGGGTCACTAGTTcctattaggggtgtgcattctgGTATATCTAAGCCAAAAGAATACCCCCCAGAATacttccttaccagtattttgggAGTATTTTTAAAGCTGAATACAAATTAGAGAATTTTCCAGCTTTTTCCATGTACATTTGGCTATACTGAATAGAGAGGTTTAAAGGGCCACAGCGTTGCCTCTCCTCTAGGactttttcctgccttcttctctgGTTTCCAGGCAACAGGACGGAGGAAGAAGAGGCATTTCTTCAGCCCAATGGCAAAAgcaccctagagcagtggtccccaacctgcgggccgcggcccggcgccgggccgcaaaggccatggcgccgggccgcggctccctctccccgcccctcccccccccgcagtaaaaaacttcccaggccgcaagcttgcagcccgggaagctacttactgcgggagggcggggagagggaatcagggccgcccgcgcggcccgcaggtgcggcccgatccacgggtgcggctcgcgggcgcggccggccgcggctcgcgggcgcggcccgattcgcgggtgcggcccgcgggcgcggccgggtgcggcccgcgggcgcggcccgattcgcgggtgcggccgcgggcgcggctcgcgggcgcggctcgtgggcgtggcccgcgcggtccctgcgggcgcggcccgatgccctgccggtccccagcctaataaaggttggggaccactgccctagagggagCTTAGTAGGTTATTTTTCGGGTCCATGAGTCCCGAAtaagggagtggggagagaattTATCCCCCTTACACACTTAATTCCAAACAAGTTTTCTAGGATACTCTGGAAGTGATCAGGTAATTTACAGATTTGTTTGTAGATAACAGATTACCACAGTCATTTCCATTTGCCAGTTCTTCCCACTGTGCCAGTTTAACAAGACAAACAAGATCATAATGCACTGCTTTCATTTAATGTGTAGAGGTAAGAGTCTACAAAATTTATGGTCTATATTGTATGGGTTTATTTTCTACTGAACCATCAATCTTTGCTTTACCAACATTAATATTCACTGAAGATGAAATCAGCAGATAACATGCCATTTGCAGACTTTAATGGAATGGAAATGGATTAAAAAGTACAGATGTGTGAAAGCAAATGAATCACTCAGTTAAGAACTTGGATTTCTTGTTAAAAACAGAACTGACTGTTTTAGAGGCCATGTATTGTCTGAATCACCTTCTTGCCATTCTCTTACCTTGCTGGTCTCTGGGCTATCAGGATCAAATTGAACTTGCTTGACAGCTAATTCTCGTCCTGTGTCTGCATCATAGCACAAATAAACTCTGCCAAATGCACCCTGGCCCAGTAGCTTTCCAAGTCTCCAATTTGTTGGTGCTCTTGGGGCTGAAATTAGAAATGGGTTTGTTCAGTTGTTCAAAGAAAAAGGATAAGACTTTTAGTAACTTACTTTTAGTAACTTTTCATGTGAGCAGCACAGACCTATTAAATCACATTTTATAATCTAAGATTTTAGTAATTATGAATTTCCAAAAGTTTATCAAGGGCGCAGTTAAACTAGCTCTATATTTGTAGTGCTTACTAATAAATCTCCAATGTAGTACTACTTATTAATGAAACTAAGATCGCTGAAGGGATTCCATTTATCTGTCCTGCAGACCAAACAATAGGCTAAACTACAAGCTACAAATTAAACACCCAGTAAATCTCAAGTACGATGCTACCACTAATGCATAGACTAACAATGTCTCCTGGAACCAACCCATGCAACTAAAGGCAGAAAATTACATACCTCACTACACATTGGACTGAGTAGTCACATAACAAACCTGGAACTATGTTAGGTGGGAATATAATTCACTCAGAGAAAATAATTCAGGATACAGCTGGGGGTGGAGAATCCACTAAGTGTGTACACTTCACACAAAGGCAGGGAGCAAGGTTGGATCCAAACCAATGAGTATAACATTTTTTTCCTTACAGCGACTGGGAGGACTGATATCCATTACAGTCAGGGTAGGATTGTCTATGTCACTTCCTCTTCTTCGCATCCGGCCATCTTCATATTCTGGAGTGAAAACACTGCTCCCGCTGCTTGTGCTCAATGAGTGATCAGTTGGGCTGAAACTAACTGGGGATCTTAGGTTGTTTCCCTGGGTCCTTCTAGCCCTTGGGAAAGTTTTGCGACCTGCAGAAAGGAATACAACAACCACACAATGAACTACTACAGAACAGCAGTTTCACTGTATTTTCCCAAGGGAAGCAGCAAAAATAGGCTCCAAAATGGATCTGATGTTATCCCACAGGCCGcaatagcaaacacaactgagcAGTATGTGCAGTATTAATAACCCTACAGACATATGATCTCTTCTGACAAAAAAGGTACCATATCCACCACCATTTCTTAAGAAAATATACTTGcatgtaagagccagcttggttaggagcaccgactggcaagtcgggtttatttattattttattaattatatttatatttatagtttgatttccctctcccccacatgcagccagctgggtgaccttgggctcaccacagcactgataaagctgttctgaccaagcagtgatatcagggctctctcagcctcacctacctcacagggtgtctgttgtggggagaggaaagagaatgcaattgtaagccacttggaaactccttctggtagagaaagcgaCATGTAAGagacaactcttctttttctaaaggaGATCCAGGGCTGCTGGTAGACAAGACACCAAAATTCCAGGGCATTCTAATCAGCTTAGGAGCCCATATAACATTTGA is a genomic window containing:
- the MAP3K2 gene encoding mitogen-activated protein kinase kinase kinase 2 isoform X1; this translates as MDEQQALNSIMQDLAVLHKASRPVLPIQETGKGKSASPKKQNDIRVKFEHRGERRILQFTKPVKLEDLSSKAKVAFGQPMSLHYSNNELVIPLTTQEDLDKAIELLDRSVHMKSLKILLVAHGNTQNNMEPLPSLEDLDNTVFRVTERKSRLSVIGYYARDRSSPPPGYIPDELHQVARNGSFTSINSEGEFIPESMDQMLDPLSLSSPENSGSGSCPSLDSPLDGDNYPKSRMPRAQSYPDNHQEFSDYDLPIFEKFGKGGTYPRRYHISYHHQDYNDGRKTFPRARRTQGNNLRSPVSFSPTDHSLSTSSGSSVFTPEYEDGRMRRRGSDIDNPTLTVMDISPPSRSPRAPTNWRLGKLLGQGAFGRVYLCYDADTGRELAVKQVQFDPDSPETSKEVNALECEIQLLKNLLHERIVQYYGCLRDPPERTLSIFMEYMPGGSIKDQLKAYGALTENVTRKYTRQILEGVHYLHSNMIVHRDIKGANILRDSAGNVKLGDFGASKRLQTICLSGTGIKSATGTPYWMSPEVISGEGYGRKADIWSVGCTVVEMLTEKPPWAEFEAMAAIFKIATQPTNPQLPPHVSDHGRDFLKRIFTEAKLRPSADELLRHTFAHYH
- the MAP3K2 gene encoding mitogen-activated protein kinase kinase kinase 2 isoform X3; its protein translation is MSLHYSNNELVIPLTTQEDLDKAIELLDRSVHMKSLKILLVAHGNTQNNMEPLPSLEDLDNTVFRVTERKSRLSVIGYYARDRSSPPPGYIPDELHQVARNGSFTSINSEGEFIPESMDQMLDPLSLSSPENSGSGSCPSLDSPLDGDNYPKSRMPRAQSYPDNHQEFSDYDLPIFEKFGKGGTYPRRYHISYHHQDYNDGRKTFPRARRTQGNNLRSPVSFSPTDHSLSTSSGSSVFTPEYEDGRMRRRGSDIDNPTLTVMDISPPSRSPRAPTNWRLGKLLGQGAFGRVYLCYDADTGRELAVKQVQFDPDSPETSKEVNALECEIQLLKNLLHERIVQYYGCLRDPPERTLSIFMEYMPGGSIKDQLKAYGALTENVTRKYTRQILEGVHYLHSNMIVHRDIKGANILRDSAGNVKLGDFGASKRLQTICLSGTGIKSATGTPYWMSPEVISGEGYGRKADIWSVGCTVVEMLTEKPPWAEFEAMAAIFKIATQPTNPQLPPHVSDHGRDFLKRIFTEAKLRPSADELLRHTFAHYH
- the MAP3K2 gene encoding mitogen-activated protein kinase kinase kinase 2 isoform X2, which gives rise to MQDLAVLHKASRPVLPIQETGKGKSASPKKQNDIRVKFEHRGERRILQFTKPVKLEDLSSKAKVAFGQPMSLHYSNNELVIPLTTQEDLDKAIELLDRSVHMKSLKILLVAHGNTQNNMEPLPSLEDLDNTVFRVTERKSRLSVIGYYARDRSSPPPGYIPDELHQVARNGSFTSINSEGEFIPESMDQMLDPLSLSSPENSGSGSCPSLDSPLDGDNYPKSRMPRAQSYPDNHQEFSDYDLPIFEKFGKGGTYPRRYHISYHHQDYNDGRKTFPRARRTQGNNLRSPVSFSPTDHSLSTSSGSSVFTPEYEDGRMRRRGSDIDNPTLTVMDISPPSRSPRAPTNWRLGKLLGQGAFGRVYLCYDADTGRELAVKQVQFDPDSPETSKEVNALECEIQLLKNLLHERIVQYYGCLRDPPERTLSIFMEYMPGGSIKDQLKAYGALTENVTRKYTRQILEGVHYLHSNMIVHRDIKGANILRDSAGNVKLGDFGASKRLQTICLSGTGIKSATGTPYWMSPEVISGEGYGRKADIWSVGCTVVEMLTEKPPWAEFEAMAAIFKIATQPTNPQLPPHVSDHGRDFLKRIFTEAKLRPSADELLRHTFAHYH